A genome region from Trichoderma asperellum chromosome 7, complete sequence includes the following:
- a CDS encoding uncharacterized protein (EggNog:ENOG41): MITPRLYESLPVDERRLWHSHVYEVKSGMLIMPNRIVPQAAWEMAEKREMEQLIALYGKTYHFWQIDRGDKLPLGEPKLMTSYVADGQLDFAKVEERDGRFQSNYKLKMEARKDIPSPSIHKEADAAWGTEG; the protein is encoded by the exons ATGATCACGCCGAGGCTATATGAATCGCTACCCGTGGATGAGCGGCGACTATGGCACTCCCACGTCTATGAGGTCAAATCTGGAATGCTAATAATGCCGAACCGAATTGTTCCGCAAGCAGCTTGGGAAATggcggagaagagagaaatggagCAATTGATTGCATTATATGGCAAAACATACCATTTCTGGCAGATCGACCGGGGCGATAAGTTGCCTCTTGGGGAGCCGAAACTCATGACTAGCTATGTCGCCGATGGGCAACTGGACTTTGCTAAAGTGGAAGAACGAGATGGAAGATTTCAGTCGAACTacaagctgaagatggaggcGAGGAAAGACATACCCTCTCCGAGTATCCATAAAG AAGCTGACGCAGCATGGGGCACTgaaggatga
- a CDS encoding uncharacterized protein (EggNog:ENOG41~SECRETED:SignalP(1-24)), translating into MTRYRAMQQLSLANLVFLVGTASGALLTLSSFEGLASPAPLSCIYAYNAPIRGCTAGDFGKGTTCSESCIEGLQAVQFTVRSLCAKVSSANNPLLKQIQAGNLVAAICSAGSPASTPTSTPASTPASPPATTLQTSTRQTSPPPQVPPTSQSPSDVAPPSTSTQGPVSTEAASSAVASTTPDHSITSATVPSSTIESVARTSQTSVDQPSSSSEEPSKPTRPINPNAQPGSGGGDPFDFVAISAATKFNFPETLITVATAITATLATLMLI; encoded by the coding sequence ATGACGAGATACCGTGCAATGCAGCAGCTTAGTCTCGCCAATCTCGTCTTTCTAGTCGGCACGGCATCAGGAGCTCTCTTGACCTTGTCCAGTTTCGAAGGCCTGGCCTCTCCAGCGCCTCTTTCGTGCATATATGCATACAATGCACCAATTCGAGGATGCACCGCAGGCGATTTCGGTAAAGGCACCACATGCTCAGAGAGCTGCATCGAAGGATTACAAGCGGTGCAGTTTACAGTGCGATCCTTGTGTGCCAAAGTCAGCTCTGCCAACAATCCTCTGCTCAAGCAAATACAAGCCGGCAATCTAGTGGCTGCTATCTGCAGTGCAGGCTCGCCAGCTTCAACTCCAACTTCAACGCCGGCTTCAACGCCGGCTTCTCCCCCTGCGACGACGTTACAAACCTCGACGAGACAAACGTCGCCGCCACCACAAGTTCCGCCCACATCTCAAAGCCCATCAGATGTTGCACCCCCTTCAACATCAACGCAAGGACCTGTTTCTACTGAAGCAGCATCAAGTGCGGTAGCATCCACCACACCGGATCACAGCATCACATCAGCAACCGTTCCCAGCTCGACGATCGAGTCTGTCGCACGAACCTCGCAAACAAGTGTCGATCAGCCCTCTTCATCGAGCGAGGAGCCGTCAAAACCAACACGGCCGATCAATCCTAACGCACAGCCGGGTAGCGGCGGCGGAGATCCATTCGACTTTGTCGCAATCAGCGCGGCAACCAAATTTAATTTTCCCGAAACCCTCATCACAGTGGCCACTGCCATTACCGCCACGCTGGCGACACTAATGCTGATATAa